The nucleotide sequence GCTCCGTGCCCGACGCCACTCCAGGCCGCGTGCAGCTGGGCGAGCAGGCCAGCGGCATCAACTCGCGCAAGCGCCCGGAAAGCCTCAACACCAACGAGGCCAACACCACCTCGCAGGAAACCCGCCTGCGTCGCCTCAACGGCGCTCCGGTCGATACTGTGCGGCGGCCCTAGCTACGCCTCAGGCCTCCCGATAACACACCGGCCCGCTACCTCCTGAGAAGTAGCGGGCCGGTGTGTTATCGGCAAGCAGGTTGGTTAGGCCTCCGTAGTGTCGGCTGTGGTCGGCGTATTGTCTGCGCTGGCAGCGGCGGGCTTGGGCGCGGCGGCGCGAGAGCGGGACGCCGCGGGCCGGGCGGCCGGCTTGGCCGGAGCTGCCTTGGCGGCTGGCGCGGCGGCGGGCTTCGCGGCCGTGGTTTTGGCTGCCGGCTGCTGGCGGGGAGTGGCCGGTTTAGCGGCTGGCTTAGCTGCCGGGCGGGCGGCGGGCTTGGCCGGAGCGGCAGCTGTCGTGGGGTCCGATTCGGTGGAAATGCTGTCGGAGGCGGCGGCGGTACCGTTTTCGTGGTGGCGCACTATCGTGTGCAGAGCCTGCTCAAACAGGTGCTCCATGTCGGCGTCGAGGCGCTGGGTGGCGTCTTTCACCACTTCCTGCAGCTTGGCCTTGGTTTCCTTGCGGATGCGCTTCACCACTTCGCTGATGCGGCCATCCAGCTCTTTCTGCAGTTGCTTGGCGGCCGTTTTCAGGGCTTTCTTCTGCGACGCCTTCTTGCCCGAACGGGAGTCGGAAAGGGCGCTGGCGGTGTTTTTAGCAGCTTTGGCGGCTTTGCGCTGGGCTTTTTCGGCCGGATCTTTTTCCTTTTTCGCCTTCTTGGCAGGTTTCTCCTGATCGGGGTTTTTCATGGCTTGAAAGATTAGGGAGGGGAAGACTAGTGGCCCGTAGTACGCAAAATGCCGCCGTAGGTATCCGAAATATAGAAGGATTAATAGGTAAAGTTGCTGGCCACCCCATTCCGCTGCCTGGCGCCGGCCTTCCCGCAACTAGGCGGCGGAGGCGCGCTGCCGCAGCAGCCTGTGCGCGCCAACCGGCGGCATTCCTCTTTATTCCTCGTTCCTTTGCACTCCCGTTGGCTGCCCGGCCGCGGCTTTCTTTCGATTTAGTTGATTTCTGCCCCCGATATGGCTTCATCTGCCCCTAAGCGCTACACCGTTACGGCCGCGCTGCCCTACGCCAACGGCCCCGTGCACATCGGCCACTTGGCCGGCGTGTACCTGCCCGCCGACATCTACGTGCGCTACCTGCGCGCCCAGCAGCGCGACGTAAAATTCATCTGCGGCTCCGATGAGCACGGCGTGCCCATCACCATCCGGGCCCAGAAGGAAGGCGTCACGCCCCAGCAGGTAGTCGATAAGTACCACGCCATCATCCGCGACTCGTTCCAGGATTTCGGCGTGTCGTTCGATATCTACTCGCGCACGTCCTCTAAAACGCACGCCGAAGTAGCTAGCGGCTTTTTCAAGAAGCTCTACGAGGAAGGCAAGTTCATCGAGCAGACCTCCGAACAGTACTATGACGAGAAAGCCGACCAGTTTCTGGCCGACCGCTACATCGTGGGGACCTGCCCCAACTGCGGCAACGAAAACGCCTATGGCGACCAGTGCGAGAAGTGCGGCACCTCGCTCAGCCCCACCGAGCTGATCAACCCCCGCTCCATGCTCTCGGGCAACCACCCTGTGCTGCGCGAAACCAAGCACTGGTATCTGCCCCTCGACCAGTACGAGCCCTGGCTGCGCGAGTGGATTGTGGAAGGCCACAAGCAGGACTGGAAAGCCAACGTGTACGGCCAGTGTAAATCCTGGATCGACCAGGGCCTGCACCCCCGCGCCGTAACCCGCGACCTGGACTGGGGCGTGCCCGTGCCGGTTGCCGGGGCCGAGGGCAAGGTGCTGTACGTGTGGTTTGATGCGCCCATCGGCTACATCTCGGCCACCAAAGACCTGCTACCCGACACCTGGGAAACCTACTGGAAAGACCCCGAAACCAAGCTGGTGCATTTCATCGGCAAGGACAACATCGTGTTCCACTGCATCATCTTCCCCACGATGCTCAAGGCCCACGGCGACTATATCCTGCCCGATAACGTGCCCGCCAACGAGTTCCTGAACCTGGAAGGCGACAAAATCAGCACGAGCCGCAACTGGGCCGTGTGGCTGCACGAGTACCTGCAGGATTTCCCCGGTCAGGCCGACGTGCTGCGCTACGTGCTCTGCGCCAACGCCCCCGAAACCAAGGACAACGACTTCACCTGGAAAGACTTTCAGGCCCGCAACAACAACGAGCTGGTAGCCAACCTCGGCAACTTCGTGAACCGGGCCGTGGTACTCACCCATAAGTTCTTCGAAGGCAAAGTACCCGCCGCCGTGGGCTTCACCACCGAGGACGAGGATGTGCTGCGCCAGCTGCAGGAATTCCCGGCCCGCATCGGCGAGCTGATTGACAACTACCGCTTCCGCGACGCCCTGAACGAGCTGATGAACCTCTCGCGCCTCGGCAACAAGTACCTGGCCGACCAGGAGCCCTGGAAGCTCATCAAAACCGACGAGGCCCGTACCGGCACCGTGCTGCACGTGTCGCTGCAGCTGGCCGCCGCCATGGTTACACTGCTGGAGCCCTTCCTGCCCGAAGCCGCCGCCCGTCTGGGCCGGATGCTCAACACCGAGAAAGGCACCTGGCCCCAGGCCGGCCGCCCCGACGCGCTGCCCGCCGGCCATCAGCTGGCCGAAGCCGCGCTGCTGTTCACCAAAATCGAGGATGCTACCGTGGAAGCCCAGGTGCAGAAGCTGCTCGACACCAAGAAAGCCAACGAACTGGCCGCCGCCGTAGCCGCCCCCGCGAAAGAGGACGTGAGCTTCGAGCAGTTCCAGCAGATGGATCTGCGCATCGGCACCATCGTGGCCGCCGAGAAGGTCGCCAAAACCAAAAAGCTGCTCAAACTGAGCGTAGACCTCGGTTTCGACGAGCCCCGTACCATCGTGTCGGGCATTGCCGAGCACTTCCTGCCCGAGGCCCTCATTGGCCAGCAGGTGCAGGTGCTGCTCAACCTCGCCCCCCGCGAAATCAAAGGTATCCAGAGCCAGGGCATGCTCCTGATGGCCGAAAACGCTGACGGCGTACTCAGCCTCATGCAGCCCAGCAGCCCCGTGCGCCCTGGTTCGGGCGTGGCGTAGGGTCGCGTAGCTTACCATCCACAAAAAAAGTCCCTGGCAGCTGCGCAGCTGCCAGGGACTTTTTTTGTGGAAACCTTTCGGCGCGCTACTTCCAGCGGCTCAGAAACTGGTCGAAGGCTTCGCGGTGCCGGTCGCTGACGGGGATGGTGGCGCTGCCGATCTGCACGGTGCTGCGGCTCACGGATTTCACCTGGTTGAGGGCAATGATGAAGGAACGGTGGATGCGCATGAACTGCCGGGCCGGCAGCCGCTCCTCTAGCGACTTGAGGCTGCTGAGCGACAACAGCGGCCGGGCCTCGCTCTGGCGGTACACCTTCACGTAATCCTTCAGCCCTTCGATGTAGAGAATATCCCGGAAATCAACCCGCACCAACTGGTATTCCACTTTCAGGTAGAGGTAATCCTCCTGGGGCAGGAGGGCTGGCTCGGCGGCGGTAGGGCGGGTGGCATTGGCGTAGGCCAGCGCCTTATCGGCCACCCGGCGGAACTCGGCGTAGTCGAAGGGTTTGAGCAGGTAATCGAGGGCGTCCACCTTGTAGCCTTCCAAGGCGTACTGGTTGAAGGCCGTCGTGAAAACCACCCGGGGCTTGTCGGTGCCGGGGCCTTTGTCGAGCACGCGGGCTAGCTCCAGGCCGTTGAGGTCGGGCATCTGAATATCGAGGAACAGCACATCCACCGCCGTGGTCTGCTGCTGCAGGCCGCGTAACGCTGCCGCCGCGCTGCTGTAGCTACCCACCAACTGCAGAAACGGCGTCTGCTCAATGAAATTGGCAATCAGCCGGAGCGCCAGGGGCTCATCGTCAACCGCAATACAGGTCAGCATAATTGGAAAGTAGGGAGGGAGAAAGGATGGAGCCGTCAGGACTCGTTACGCAGTTGAATACATGTCATCATCCCGGGCGAAGAAATAAGGACGTCATTTCTCGACTTCACTCGAAATGACGAACCTTTTTATTTACCCATTCACCCATTCACACCTCCAGCGAGAGGTGGACGCGGTATTCGTGGGCAGGAGTGAGCTCCGTGATGGTGAGGGTGTGACGGTCCGGGTAGAGCAGGGCCAGGCGGCGGCGCGTGTTGGTCAGGCCGATGCCGCTGTTTTCATCCAGGGCCACCGGCCGGTCGACAAATACGCTGTTCTCCACCAAAACCTCCAGCGTGTGGGCAGTGGGCTGACGCAGGGCAATGCGGATGCGGCTGGGGGCCTCGGTGCTCACGCCGTGCTTGAAGGCGTTTTCGATGAATGTGAGCAGCAGCATGGGCGCAATGGCTACCTCGTGCAGGGGCTGGGGCAGGGTAAACTCCACGGTTACATTGTCGGTCAGGCGCAGCTGCATCAGGTCGAGGTAGTCGCGCACGAACTGGACTTCCTGGCTGAGCGTGGTGGTGGCGTTCTGGTTTTCGTAGAGCACGTAGCGCATCATGCGCGAGAGGCGGTGAATGGCCTCCCGGGCCTGGCTGCCATCGAGCAGGGTGAGGGAGTAGATGTTGTTGAGGGTATTGAAGAAGAAGTGCGGGTTGATCTGGGCCTTCAGCCACGAGAGTTCGGTCAGCAGCTTTTCCTGCTCTAGGGCCTGGCGCAGCGCGGTTTCGCGCTGGCCTCGCTGCACGGCCGCCACGCTGGTGCCGAGCCCCAGCACCAGCGCCGCCGCCAGCAGTGCCGCCGGCGACACCCATCCTCCGTCCGGGCCGCCCCGCGGTGGCCCTGGCCGCTGCCCGGCGGCCGGACCCGGGGCTCGGAACCGGGGCGGGCGGGCGGTTTCGATCCGGCGCAACTGCTGCTGCACCCGCTTGTGAACCACGCCCACGCTCAGCACCGCTCCCGCCACAAAGGCCAGATACAGCACCAGCCGCTGGCGGTACAGCAGCTGAGGCACGGCCCAGTGCACGTTGGCGTAAAACAGGCCCAGCAGCACCACAAACAGGCCCAGTTGCAGGGCGTAGAACGGGCCTGCGGCCGTGCCCCCGCTGGGCTGGGTAAACACCAGCACGGCCAGCAGTGCCCCCACAATGAGGTGCAGCAAGCGGGCCGACGCCAGGTAGGAAGTGAAAAGCGGCATAAACCAAAGAATCAGGACGCGGGCACCGACGGCAGCTCCAGCACCAATACTACGGCATCATAACTTAGCGCTTCCAGTTCTACGCGGGGCGTGTCCCAGAGGCCGAGGGCATCGTGCTGGTGCAGCAGGCGGCCGGCCACCTCGAAGGCCCCGGCCAGCACCACCGCGAAAAAAGAATGGGCCGAATCCGTGAGCACGTATTCCACCTCCTGGCGGCCCGCCAGCTGGCCCAGGGCCACGCGCACCGGCGGGCCCGCAACCACCGGCGCCAGGCAGTTGGCCAGGTCGGCGAAGCGGAAGGGGAACAGCCGGGCGGCGCCCGCAACCCGGGGGGCGGGGCCGGCCAGCCACAGGTGCAGCAGCTGAATGGCGCAGTCGGAGTAGGGGTTGCGCAGCTCCACCACGGTGCCCGCCGCCACGGGCAGCAACAGCAGCTCCTCCACCTGCACCGTCATGGCGTAAGGGTCGGTGGCGGCGTGCACGGCCACGGAGCCCGTTACGGGCAGCACCAGCACCCAGCCCGCGGCTTCGGCTACCTGAGTGGTACAGCTGCCGGCAGCCAGGGTTTCTTCGTGCAGACCCTGGAGTGCGCCAAACGGCATGTGCCCGGCCCCGGCCGCCGGACTCGCGTGAAAGGTGCTGAACCGACGGAATTCGGCCGTTTCCTGGTGCTGGCGCTGGTCGGCTAGAAAGATTTTACCGGGCATGGTCTGCGGGTTGAGAAGTGGAAGCCGGGTGCAGGGCGTGAATGGCCAGGTAGGGCTGAAGCTGAAACAGGGTCGTTCGGATTTCGCCCGTGGTCGGAGCCGGGCAAGGAGAAATCAGCAGGTACGCCCCGATGGTTTCGTGCCAGATTACGGGCTCGGCGTAAAACGTAACGGCTACCTGGTGGCGGCTGGCATCAAGCAGGTCGGAGTTGATAATTTCAAACTGAAACTGCGTGAATTTCAGAAATAGCCGGCCTTGGTTGTCGGCTACGTCGGGTACCCAGCCACCCAGCTGCTGCACGTAGCCGCGGGCGGCGGCACTTACCAGAAACGAGAGCTGCGCCGCTCCCGGCACGTGCTGCACCAGCTCCGCGTAGGTGCGGTACTGCTGGTTGGGATTGACGTTCTGGGCCTGCAGCCGCAGCTCGGCGTACGTATCGGCCAGCACCAGCTTGTCCCAGGACCGCCCCGACTGCGCATCCAGCACCTTCCGATAACTCAACGTGATAATCCGCGGCTGCATATGGAGTGACGGTTTTTGACAATTAGCGGATGGCTATTGGCCGTTAGCTTTCATTTCTTCAGCTAACAGCCTCTACGCCGGCACGCCCAGGGAAATAGCCAGCGTGAAACCAGCGGCGGTACTGCCCGTGACGGTGGCAATCTGGATGCCCGCCGTGTCGTCGCTGAACACATTGTCGCTCTTGTTGGCGGTGTAGCCGCTCAGGCCTTTGGCGTAGCCGTTCACAGCGGCCAGGGCCGTGCCGCTGCCCTCGGGGAAGGCAATTTGCGTGACTTTCAGGGAGGTGCCGTTGGCCGAGTACACGTGCACGTGGATGTGGGTGGCGCGGCCGTTGTACCAGCCCGGGAAAATGGTGGTAAACTTCACCTGTCCGTTGGCGTCGGTGGTCTGGCGGCCGCGCAAAAAGTGCACGTTCTGGTAATTGGTGCTCTGCATGCCCGTGCCGCCGTACTCCGAGTAGTTGCCTTCGGCGTCGCAGTGCCAGATGTCCACCAACACGCCGGCCAGGGGGCTGCAGCTGGCGTTGCTGTTAGTAATGGTGATGGTGGCCGTCATCTCATAGCCAGACTTGCCGTCGCGGATGTCGCTGCGCACGTAGGAGGCCGGCACTTTGGTTGGGAAGGGCCCTTCGGTTTCAGTGGGGGCTACGTTGCAGCCGGTAGTTCCACCGGTCGTGCCCGTGGTGGCGGGCGTGGCATCCGACGATTTGCTGCAGGCTGATAGCACGGCCGGAACGGATAACCCGCCGACGAGCAGGCTTTTGAGGAAGTTTTTTCTTTCCATGACGAGGACGAAAACGAGGTGAGAAACAGGTAACGAAAGCAAAGCTGCCCAGCTTCCCCCTGTTTTCCGCACGCAATCGACCTTCCCCCTTCCTCAACCGACCAACGCCCGATTCTACCGATAAAGCAGCTGCGGCGTAACTGGTTGTCAGTTGTTGGTTGTTAGTAAAAAAGAACGTCATCCTAAGCGGAGCGAAGGATCCTACCAAGCCGGAACGAGTTGTTAATGCGATTCTCGTTCCAGCGTGGTAGGATCCTTCGCTCCGCTTAGGATGACGTTCTCTTTTATTCTTATTGAAAACCGACTACGCCCTTACTCCTTCACATTCACCACGTTCATGGCGCGCTCTACGCCCATAGCCCCAAAAGCCAGCACAGCTTCGGCGGCTTTTTCCAGGCGGCCTTCCAGGTCGATGTTTTCGTCGGCGGAGAAGGGGCTGAGCACGTAGTCCACCTGCCGGCCCTTCGAGAAGCTGGAGTCGATGCCGAAGCGTAGGCGGGCGTACTCGTCGGAGCCCAGGGTTTCCTGAATGTGCTTGAGGCCGTTCTGGCCGCCGGCTGAGCCCTTGGCTTTCAGGCGCAGCTTGCCGAAGGGGAGGGCCAGGTCGTCGGTGACGACGACCATGTTTTCCTTAGTGAGCTTGAGGGTGCTCAGCCAGTGGGCCGCCGCTTTGCCGCTCAGGTTCATGTAGGTGGTGGGCTTCACCAGCACGTAGGTGTGGCCTTTGTGCTTGATTTCAGTGGTGAAGGCGTGGCGGCCCAGCTGCCAGGGCGCGGCGTCGTGTTTGCGGGCCAGGTAGTCGCCCACCATAAAGCCCACGTTGTGGCGCGTATCGGCGTATTCCGGCCCGATGTTGCCTAGGCACAGCACAAGAAACTTCATATCACGGATTTAGACGGATTCTTCGGATTTCACGGATGCAAGGTTGCGCGGCCGGAACAGCAAGTGCACACTGGCCCGGCCGCGCAACGCACACAAAAAAAGCCGCCCTGCGAGCAGGACGGCTTCTTGGGTTGGAATGGCAGGTATGCCGCGTCGTCCACAAAATCCGTGAAATCCGCTTACATCCGTGCCAATCCGTGATCCTTATTTGTCGGCCGACATCTGGCCTTTCAGGGCACGTGGGATGGCCACGGTAGCAATAGGAGCCTGCTCGTTGGTCAGGATGGTGTAGTTGTTTGGCACAACTTTGCTCACCTTGATCGACTTGCCGAGGCCCAGCTCCGAGATGTCTACTTCTACGAATTCGGGCAGGTTTTCGGGGGTAGCACGCACGCGGATTTTGCGCAGCTTGCTCACCAGCTTGCCACCGGCCAGTACGCCTGGCGAAACGCCTACGTACTTCACGGGCACGTCCATCTTCACTTCTTTGCCTTCCTGCAGCTCCAGGAAGTCAACGTGCAGCAGCATTTCGTTTACAGGGTGGAACTGGGCATCCTGTACGATGGCGCTGTAGTGCGTGCCTTCCACGTTCAGGTCCACGATGTGAACTTCGGGCGTGTACAGCAATTCGCGGAAGAGGATAGCGGGGGCAGAGAAGTGAACCTGCTCTTTGCCACCGTACAATACGCATGGTACGTACGATTCGAGGCGGATAGCCTTGGCGTCCTTCTTACCGAGATTCGCTCTTTTAAACCCTACAATCTCGAGGCTTTTCATAAAAGTGTGCTTTTGAGGAAAAAACGCGTGCCCAAAGCAGGCAAACGGGCCGCAAAGATAGACGGATTATCCGACAATAGAAACCCGAATATGCCTTTCTGCTGCTGCGCGGGCCGGGTGGCCTACTGCCCGCCGCCGAGGCCGTCGGTTGCTGACGAGCCCATCTGCTGCTCCACCGTCTGGGCGGCCTGCTGGCGGGCCTGCAGCTGGCGCACGTAGTCGCGGGCGTTGGCGAGCTGGTAGTCGTAGGCGGCTTTGCGGGCAAAGTCCACGGCGCTGCTCAGGCTGCCGTTCATCTCATGGTATACGGCCAGGTTGTAGCAGGCGCGGCCCGCCACTTTCGGGTCGGTGCTTTGGGCGGCCTGGCGCCATACGGTGGCGGCCTGCTCCCAGTCCTCGGCCTGCACCCGCACGTTGGCCTGGCGCAGCAGCTCGTCGCGCTTGGCGCGGGTGTACACTTCCCGCGAGAGGTTCACGTAGGAAGGCGCAATCCGCCGGGCGTACTGGTCGCCGATGCGGGTGGAGACGCGCCGGATGCACTCCTCGGGGGCGGGCAGGCCGCGCAGCGCCTGCTGGTAGGTGTCGCCTTCACTTACAAAATTGAGGCGGTCTTCCTGGCGGGCCTGGTCCACTACCAGCCCCTGCGGGCCATACGTGCGGAAGCCCGTCACCACGCGCATGCTCATGTGCACCACCGTAACCGGCACCTTGCGGTCGGGCTTGTCTTTCTCCTTGATGACACGCTCCTCCACGCTTTGAGTAAGCTGCATGTCTGAGTCGAAGGCCTCCAGCACCACCAGCCCGTCTACCTGCGAGCGGCGGCACACTTCGCGCACGTAGTCGGGGGCCATGGGGGGCAGGAAGAACTCGCGGGTGCGGCCCAGCAGCTGCAGGCTGGCCGGCGTCACGCGGAAGCGGGGGCTGTTGCGCATCAGGGCCTCGCCCACGCTCATCGTGCACGACTCGGCCCCGGCGCGGTCTACCAGCGGGCCTTCGCCGGTGAAAATGCCTTCCAGCACATCAAAAAACTTGTCACGGGGGCTTTCGGGCAGCACGCGGTTGGCGGTGGCTATGCGCTGCATCTGCACGGGCATCGATACCGAAGCCGGCGCCAGGGCCTGCATGTGCACGGTGGTAGTGCAGCTGGCCAGCCCACCCAGGGCCAGCATAGCAGTGAAGCAGCAGAGGAGTAGAGGACGTTTCATGGCGCAGAATAAAAATAAAAAACAGAAAGGGGAACTTTTTACAGTTCCCCTTTCAAGACCGTGCCAAAGCTGCGCCAACCGCGCCGCCGCTTTGGTTTTTCTAGTGATTTTATCCTAAGCCAAAGGCGCCCCTACACAAACAGCGAGCTGATGCTCTCGTGCGACACCACGTTGTGAATGGCCTGCGCAAACAGCGGGGCCAGCGAAATCACCTTCACCTTCGGGTTTTCCTGCTTCAGCGGAATGGTGTCGGTAATCACCAGCTCTTCCAGCGCCGAGTTCAGAATCCGCTCGTGGGCCGGGCCGCTCAGCACACCGTGCGTAATCACAGCCCGCACTGACTTGGCGCCGCGCTCCATCAGCAGCTCGGCGGCTTTGCAGATGGTGCCGGCCGTGTCCACGATGTCGTCCACGAGCACCACGTTCATGCCGGTAACGTCGCCGATTACCTGCATCGAGGCAATTTCGTTGGCCCGCAGGCGCATCTTGTCGCAGACCACGATTTCGGCCCCGAACTTCTTGGCGAAGCCGCGCGTGCGCACCACGCCGCCCACGTCGGGCGAGGCGAAGATGAGGTTCTCTAGGTTGAGCGACTTAATATAAGGGGCCGTGACGGTGGCGCCGTCCAGATGATCAACCGGAATATCGAAGAAGCCCTGGATCTGGCCGGCGTGCAGGTCGCAGGTCATCAGGCGGTCGGTGCCCACGCTTTGCACGAAGTCGGCCACCACTTTGGCGCCGATGCTCACGCGGGGCTTGTCTTTGCGGTCCTGGCGGGCGTAGCCATAGTAGGGCATCACCACGGTAACGGAGGCGGCGGAGGCGCGCTTGGCGGCGTCTACCATCAGCATCAGCTCCATCAGGTTTTCGGCGGGCGGGTTGGTGCTCTGAATCAGGAACACGGCGCAGCCCCGGATGCTTTCGTTGAAGCTCGGCCCCAGCTCCGTATCAGCGAAGCGCTGAATGCTCAGGTCGCCGAGCGGCTGGCCGAACGCTTCGGCAATTTTCAAACCCAGTTCGTGGGAGGCGTTGCCCGCGAATATTTTTACCTGCTGTGACATGGGGTACTTGAAAAGAAGGGAAAGGTGAATCACAGATTTTGCAGATTAAAAAAGGGATTTCACGGATTGAGTAGCGACTACCCATCCGTGAAATCCCTTTTTTTGATCTGCAAAATCTGTGATGTAAAAAGCGAAAGGCGCCGACTCTTCCGGGGAGGAAGAATCAGCGCCTTTCGCGTTGTGGTAGTCGGTTGTCCGACCAGGGCTCGAACCTGGACTTTCTTGAATCAAAATCAAGCGTGTTGCCAGTTACACCATCGGACAATTTCCCATCCGTTTCCGTTACCGGTGTGCCGTTTGGGTTTGCAAATGTAGTACGGCTTTTTTTCAAGGCAAACTTTCGGCGAAAAATTTTTTCAGAAAATTTGGCCTCAGTAGCGTGCAAAAGGGGTTTTGCGGGCTGTGAGTGCCTGATTTTCAGGGTTGGAGAGGCGGAATCCGGACCCGGAAAATTCTTGAAAAAACCTGCTTTGGCAAAGCGGGTATTAAGCCGTAGTTTTGCGGCCTGAATCGTTGCATCCCACTCCATACATAAAAAGTAATGGCGAATACCGGCAAAATCACCCAGGTTATCGGTCCCGTTGTGGACGTGAGCTTCGCGGGTGAAGGCTCTAAGCTCCCCAACATCCTCGACGCCCTCGAAGTCATCAAAGACAACGGCCAGGTCGTTATCCTGGAGTGCCAGCAGCACCTGGGCGAAGACCGTGTGCGCACCATCGCCATGGACTCGACGGAAGGCCTCACCCGTGGCGCCGTCGTGCGTGACCTGGGCGCTCCTATCTCCATGCCTACCGGCGACAGCATCAAAGGTCGTCTGTTCAACGTCATTGGCTACGCCATCGACGGCATTCCACAGCCCACGAGCACCACGCGCCTGCCGATTCACCGCCAGGCTCCGCGCTTCGAAGACCTCGCCACTTCTTCGGAAGTATTCTTCACCGGCATTAAAGTAATCGACCTGCTCGCTCCTTATGTAAAGGGTGGCAAGATTGGTTTGTTCGGTGGTGCCGGCGTAGGCAAAACCGTACTGATTCAGGAGCTGATCAACAACGTAGCCAAGGCCTACTCGGGTCTGTCGGTGTTTGCCGGTGTTGGTGAGCGTACCCGCGAAGGCAATGACCTGCTGCGCGAATTCATCGAAGCCAACATCATTCGCTACGGCGAGGAGTTCAAGCACTCGATGGAAGAAGGCGGCTGGGACCTGAGCAAGGTAGACATGGCCGAGATGGAGAAGTCGCAGGCCACCCTCGTGTTCGGCCAGATGAACGAGCCTCCCGGAGCCCGTGCCCGCGTAGCCCTGTCGGGTCTGACGATTGCCGAAAGCTTCCGCGACGGTGATGGCACCGGCGCCGGCCGCGACATCCTGTTCTTCATCGACAACATCTTCCGCTTCACGCAGGCTGGCTCCGAAGTATCGGCTCTGCTGGGCCGGATGCCGTCGGCCGTAGGTTACCAGCCCACGCTGGCCACCGAAATGGGCGCCATGCAGGAGCGGATTACCTCCACCAAGCGCGGTTCCATCACGTCGGTACAGGCCGTATATGTGCCTGCCGATGACTTGACTGACCCGGCCCCGGCCAACACCTTTGCTCACTTGGACGCCACCACGGTACTGAGCCGCAAAATCGCCGAGCTGGGCATCTACCCCGCCGTTGACCCGCTGGACTCCACCTCGCGCATCCTGTCGGCCGCCGTTCTCGGCGACGAGCACTACAACACCGCCCAGCGCGTGAAAGAGATT is from Hymenobacter yonginensis and encodes:
- a CDS encoding ribose-phosphate pyrophosphokinase gives rise to the protein MSQQVKIFAGNASHELGLKIAEAFGQPLGDLSIQRFADTELGPSFNESIRGCAVFLIQSTNPPAENLMELMLMVDAAKRASAASVTVVMPYYGYARQDRKDKPRVSIGAKVVADFVQSVGTDRLMTCDLHAGQIQGFFDIPVDHLDGATVTAPYIKSLNLENLIFASPDVGGVVRTRGFAKKFGAEIVVCDKMRLRANEIASMQVIGDVTGMNVVLVDDIVDTAGTICKAAELLMERGAKSVRAVITHGVLSGPAHERILNSALEELVITDTIPLKQENPKVKVISLAPLFAQAIHNVVSHESISSLFV
- the atpD gene encoding F0F1 ATP synthase subunit beta translates to MANTGKITQVIGPVVDVSFAGEGSKLPNILDALEVIKDNGQVVILECQQHLGEDRVRTIAMDSTEGLTRGAVVRDLGAPISMPTGDSIKGRLFNVIGYAIDGIPQPTSTTRLPIHRQAPRFEDLATSSEVFFTGIKVIDLLAPYVKGGKIGLFGGAGVGKTVLIQELINNVAKAYSGLSVFAGVGERTREGNDLLREFIEANIIRYGEEFKHSMEEGGWDLSKVDMAEMEKSQATLVFGQMNEPPGARARVALSGLTIAESFRDGDGTGAGRDILFFIDNIFRFTQAGSEVSALLGRMPSAVGYQPTLATEMGAMQERITSTKRGSITSVQAVYVPADDLTDPAPANTFAHLDATTVLSRKIAELGIYPAVDPLDSTSRILSAAVLGDEHYNTAQRVKEILQRYKELQDIIAILGMDELSEEDKQVVNRARRVQRFLSQPFFVAEQFTGLKGVLVDIKDTIRGFNEIIDGKHDHLPEAAFNLVGNIEDAVAKGEKLMAEAK